In a genomic window of Muntiacus reevesi chromosome 1, mMunRee1.1, whole genome shotgun sequence:
- the FAM118A gene encoding protein FAM118A isoform X1 → MDSVEKTTNRSEQKSSRKFLKSLIRKQPQELLLVIGTGVSAAVAPGIPALCSWRSCIEAVIEAAEQLEVLHPGDVAEFRRKLTKDGDLLVVAHDLIRKMSPRTGDSKPNFFQDCLMEVFDDLERHIQNPLVLQSILSLMERGTMVLTTNYDNLLEIFGQQQSKPMESLDLKDKTKVLQWARGNIRFGVLHIHGLYTDPCGMVLDPSGYKDVTQDPEVMEVLQNLYRTKSFLFVGCGETLRDQIFQALFLYSVPNKGDLEHYMVVLKEGEDHFFKQQADMLLHGIKVVSYGDCFDHFPGYVRDLASQICRQRSPDADRVDSTTFLGNACQDCAKRRLEENGIEVSKKLRQSDTDDAGGS, encoded by the exons ATGGATTCAGTGGAAAAGACAACAAATAGAAGTGAACAAAAATCAAG cagaaagtttttaaaaagcctcATCCGGAAACAGCCCCAGGAGCTGCTCCTGGTCATTGGGACGGGCGTCAGCGCAGCGGTGGCCCCAGGGATCCCCGCCCTGTGCTCCTGGAGGAGCTGCATCGAGGCCGTGATCGAGGCTGCGGAGCAGCTGGAGGTGCTGCACCCTGGGGACGTGGCCGAGTTCCGCAGAAAGCTGACCAAGGACGGGGACCTGCTGGTGGTGGCCCATGACCTCATCCGGAAGATGTCCCCG CGCACGGGCGACAGCAAGCCCAACTTCTTCCAGGACTGCCTGATGGAGGTCTTTGATGACCTGGAGCGGCACATCCAGAACCcgctggtgctgcagtccatcctGAGCCTGATGGAGCGGGGTACCATGGTCCTCACCACCAACTACGACAACCTGCTGGAGATCTTCGGGCAGCAGCAGAGCAAGCCCATGGAGTCGCTGGACCTGAAGGACAAGACCAAG GTCCTTCAGTGGGCGCGGGGCAACATCAGGTTCGGAGTTCTTCACATTCACGGCTTGTACACCGACCCGTGCGGGATGGTGTTGGACCCTTCGGGATATAAAGACGTCACTCAAGACCCGGAGGTCATG GAGGTTCTGCAGAACCTGTACCGCACCAAGTCCTTCCTGTTCGTGGGCTGCGGGGAGACGCTGCGTGACCAGATCTTCCAGGCCCTCTTCCTCTACTCCGTGCCCAACAAGGGGGACCTGGAGCACTACATGGTGGTCCTCAAGGAGGGCGAGGACCACTTCTTCAAGCAGCAGGCAGACATGCTGCTGCACGGCATCAAGGTCGTGTCCTACGGGGACTGCTTCGACCACTTCCCCGGCTACGTGCGAGACCTCGCCTCTCAGATCTGCAGGCAGCGCAGTCCAG aTGCCGATCGAGTGGACAGCACCACGTTTTTGG GGAATGCATGCCAGGACTGTGCAAAGAGGAGGTTAGAAGAAAATGGAATTGAAGTTTCAAAGAAACTCAGACAGTCAGATACAG ATGACGCTGGAGGGTCTTGA
- the FAM118A gene encoding protein FAM118A isoform X2: MDSVEKTTNRSEQKSRKFLKSLIRKQPQELLLVIGTGVSAAVAPGIPALCSWRSCIEAVIEAAEQLEVLHPGDVAEFRRKLTKDGDLLVVAHDLIRKMSPRTGDSKPNFFQDCLMEVFDDLERHIQNPLVLQSILSLMERGTMVLTTNYDNLLEIFGQQQSKPMESLDLKDKTKVLQWARGNIRFGVLHIHGLYTDPCGMVLDPSGYKDVTQDPEVMEVLQNLYRTKSFLFVGCGETLRDQIFQALFLYSVPNKGDLEHYMVVLKEGEDHFFKQQADMLLHGIKVVSYGDCFDHFPGYVRDLASQICRQRSPDADRVDSTTFLGNACQDCAKRRLEENGIEVSKKLRQSDTDDAGGS, translated from the exons ATGGATTCAGTGGAAAAGACAACAAATAGAAGTGAACAAAAATCAAG aaagtttttaaaaagcctcATCCGGAAACAGCCCCAGGAGCTGCTCCTGGTCATTGGGACGGGCGTCAGCGCAGCGGTGGCCCCAGGGATCCCCGCCCTGTGCTCCTGGAGGAGCTGCATCGAGGCCGTGATCGAGGCTGCGGAGCAGCTGGAGGTGCTGCACCCTGGGGACGTGGCCGAGTTCCGCAGAAAGCTGACCAAGGACGGGGACCTGCTGGTGGTGGCCCATGACCTCATCCGGAAGATGTCCCCG CGCACGGGCGACAGCAAGCCCAACTTCTTCCAGGACTGCCTGATGGAGGTCTTTGATGACCTGGAGCGGCACATCCAGAACCcgctggtgctgcagtccatcctGAGCCTGATGGAGCGGGGTACCATGGTCCTCACCACCAACTACGACAACCTGCTGGAGATCTTCGGGCAGCAGCAGAGCAAGCCCATGGAGTCGCTGGACCTGAAGGACAAGACCAAG GTCCTTCAGTGGGCGCGGGGCAACATCAGGTTCGGAGTTCTTCACATTCACGGCTTGTACACCGACCCGTGCGGGATGGTGTTGGACCCTTCGGGATATAAAGACGTCACTCAAGACCCGGAGGTCATG GAGGTTCTGCAGAACCTGTACCGCACCAAGTCCTTCCTGTTCGTGGGCTGCGGGGAGACGCTGCGTGACCAGATCTTCCAGGCCCTCTTCCTCTACTCCGTGCCCAACAAGGGGGACCTGGAGCACTACATGGTGGTCCTCAAGGAGGGCGAGGACCACTTCTTCAAGCAGCAGGCAGACATGCTGCTGCACGGCATCAAGGTCGTGTCCTACGGGGACTGCTTCGACCACTTCCCCGGCTACGTGCGAGACCTCGCCTCTCAGATCTGCAGGCAGCGCAGTCCAG aTGCCGATCGAGTGGACAGCACCACGTTTTTGG GGAATGCATGCCAGGACTGTGCAAAGAGGAGGTTAGAAGAAAATGGAATTGAAGTTTCAAAGAAACTCAGACAGTCAGATACAG ATGACGCTGGAGGGTCTTGA
- the FAM118A gene encoding protein FAM118A isoform X3 yields the protein MDSVEKTTNRSEQKSSRKFLKSLIRKQPQELLLVIGTGVSAAVAPGIPALCSWRSCIEAVIEAAEQLEVLHPGDVAEFRRKLTKDGDLLVVAHDLIRKMSPRTGDSKPNFFQDCLMEVFDDLERHIQNPLVLQSILSLMERGTMVLTTNYDNLLEIFGQQQSKPMESLDLKDKTKVLQWARGNIRFGVLHIHGLYTDPCGMVLDPSGYKDVTQDPEVMEVLQNLYRTKSFLFVGCGETLRDQIFQALFLYSVPNKGDLEHYMVVLKEGEDHFFKQQADMLLHGIKVVSYGDCFDHFPGYVRDLASQICRQRSPGNACQDCAKRRLEENGIEVSKKLRQSDTDDAGGS from the exons ATGGATTCAGTGGAAAAGACAACAAATAGAAGTGAACAAAAATCAAG cagaaagtttttaaaaagcctcATCCGGAAACAGCCCCAGGAGCTGCTCCTGGTCATTGGGACGGGCGTCAGCGCAGCGGTGGCCCCAGGGATCCCCGCCCTGTGCTCCTGGAGGAGCTGCATCGAGGCCGTGATCGAGGCTGCGGAGCAGCTGGAGGTGCTGCACCCTGGGGACGTGGCCGAGTTCCGCAGAAAGCTGACCAAGGACGGGGACCTGCTGGTGGTGGCCCATGACCTCATCCGGAAGATGTCCCCG CGCACGGGCGACAGCAAGCCCAACTTCTTCCAGGACTGCCTGATGGAGGTCTTTGATGACCTGGAGCGGCACATCCAGAACCcgctggtgctgcagtccatcctGAGCCTGATGGAGCGGGGTACCATGGTCCTCACCACCAACTACGACAACCTGCTGGAGATCTTCGGGCAGCAGCAGAGCAAGCCCATGGAGTCGCTGGACCTGAAGGACAAGACCAAG GTCCTTCAGTGGGCGCGGGGCAACATCAGGTTCGGAGTTCTTCACATTCACGGCTTGTACACCGACCCGTGCGGGATGGTGTTGGACCCTTCGGGATATAAAGACGTCACTCAAGACCCGGAGGTCATG GAGGTTCTGCAGAACCTGTACCGCACCAAGTCCTTCCTGTTCGTGGGCTGCGGGGAGACGCTGCGTGACCAGATCTTCCAGGCCCTCTTCCTCTACTCCGTGCCCAACAAGGGGGACCTGGAGCACTACATGGTGGTCCTCAAGGAGGGCGAGGACCACTTCTTCAAGCAGCAGGCAGACATGCTGCTGCACGGCATCAAGGTCGTGTCCTACGGGGACTGCTTCGACCACTTCCCCGGCTACGTGCGAGACCTCGCCTCTCAGATCTGCAGGCAGCGCAGTCCAG GGAATGCATGCCAGGACTGTGCAAAGAGGAGGTTAGAAGAAAATGGAATTGAAGTTTCAAAGAAACTCAGACAGTCAGATACAG ATGACGCTGGAGGGTCTTGA